One window of the Vanessa atalanta chromosome 22, ilVanAtal1.2, whole genome shotgun sequence genome contains the following:
- the LOC125072579 gene encoding uncharacterized protein LOC125072579: protein METASDASVRFVDHDDSDSDSDSARLTADRRGNSKNGLSQARAELKKKEEEDRELAFERTLRSRAFKKAPAAAPVVNEPTPAINIADPADLSAEELRAEAGRNAAQIREVALKSSNLKGGFIKKLKDAATSLEGVVEALASRTEAEESRRLRADNNRLHREVENLKAELKAHRREYAEMRTTVAAATEAANTPRGAPSMEELKDFIVRSIGAAMKDQLAGLEERLPARMQRPPSAADKPQEVTPSHASAARQPAIPNKARKTAPPVAQSPTAGPPCATVSAPVAPATSQTPPNKETSWSTVVKKGRKGSKTTPSADATAAKAPPKTPQVAKPKLATPRTAAIVLTLQPAAEEKGVTYAQVLERAEQGVKLQDLGICGGLKVRRTATGARVLEIPRAQAEQAGKLAEKLRTVLDGVANVAQPVKKADLKVTGLDDSVTLEKLAAAIARAGDCSSEAVKCGVMQRGPGYMGMVRVTCPLTAAKKLAAAGRLLVGWSSAKAKQITRCASPAGIPSVDECSFLTLFGYFSNSNNSTTQ, encoded by the coding sequence ATGGAGACAGCGTCGGACGCCTCGGTCCGGTTCGTCGACCATGACGATTCCGACTCGGACTCCGACTCGGCGAGACTCACTGCCGACCGCCGCGGCAACTCAAAGAACGGGCTCAGCCAAGCTAGGGCTGAACTAAAAAAGAAAGAGGAGGAAGACAGGGAGCTCGCCTTCGAGCGTACCCTGCGCAGCCGAGCCTTTAAAAAGGCGCCGGCTGCGGCGCCGGTGGTCAACGAGCCGACCCCCGCAATAAACATCGCAGACCCAGCCGACTTAAGCGCCGAGGAGCTCCGCGCGGAGGCTGGCCGAAATGCGGCCCAGATACGAGAGGTCGCTCTTAAATCCTCCAACTTAAAAGgaggatttattaaaaagctaaaAGACGCAGCGACCTCTCTGGAGGGTGTGGTCGAGGCCCTCGCCTCTCGGACGGAGGCCGAGGAGAGCAGGAGGCTCCGGGCGGACAACAACCGCCTGCACAGGGAGGTTGAAAACCTCAAGGCGGAGCTAAAGGCCCACCGCCGTGAGTACGCGGAGATGCGTACCACGGTGGCAGCGGCGACCGAGGCGGCCAACACCCCGCGAGGCGCTCCTTCGATGGAGGAGCTCAAGGACTTCATCGTCAGGTCGATCGGCGCGGCGATGAAGGACCAATTGGCGGGCCTGGAGGAGCGCCTCCCTGCGAGGATGCAGCGACCTCCCTCCGCGGCAGATAAACCGCAAGAGGTGACGCCGTCTCACGCGTCGGCGGCCCGTCAGCCGGCGATTCCGAATAAGGCCAGGAAAACGGCCCCACCAGTGGCACAATCGCCGACCGCAGGCCCTCCATGTGCGACGGTAAGCGCCCCGGTTGCACCGGCGACGTCCCAGACACCACCGAACAAGGAAACGTCCTGGTCCACGGTGGTGAAGAAGGGCAGGAAGGGGAGCAAGACCACCCCTTCCGCCGACGCTACGGCCGCAAAGGCGCCGCCGAAGACGCCTCAGGTGGCCAAGCCGAAGTTGGCCACTCCGCGCACGGCTGCCATCGTGCTCACGCTGCAGCCGGCGGCTGAGGAAAAGGGCGTCACTTACGCTCAGGTCCTTGAGAGGGCGGAGCAAGGAGTGAAGCTCCAAGACCTCGGCATTTGCGGCGGCCTGAAAGTGAGACGGACTGCGACAGGGGCCAGGGTACTCGAGATACCGAGGgcccaagcggagcaggcaggGAAGCTGGCTGAGAAGCTCCGCACCGTGCTCGACGGGGTCGCCAATGTCGCACAGCCAGTGAAGAAGGCCGACCTGAAGGTGACGGGGCTCGACGACTCCGTCACCTTGGAGAAACTGGCCGCGGCGATCGCGCGCGCCGGTGACTGCTCCTCCGAGGCGGTGAAGTGCGGAGTGATGCAGCGCGGACCCGGCTATATGGGGATGGTCCGCGTCACCTGCCCCCTCACGGCAGCGAAGAAGCTGGCCGCTGCCGGTCGCCTCCTCGtcgggtggagctcggccaag